The Brachionichthys hirsutus isolate HB-005 chromosome 8, CSIRO-AGI_Bhir_v1, whole genome shotgun sequence genome contains a region encoding:
- the fam83e gene encoding protein FAM83E, whose protein sequence is MSNSQEQSLDENAVFLPVIEASPEFRHCEKERQAVERLLSEGPEAFYSSIDTEFSSCFLSSEEVREIASWAQNYSSSRLQVQGCMREDASEMEVFSSSYFPSNSDIPTPDLQLGWPEQSSRVQKDRLTVYTSPPAEGEPPVREIIRQNLQEAGKVIAIVTDRLTDGAIIGDLQSAASRGVPVYIILNQRSIQGSFTLNRLRHPNMQVRVLGGKTFCSRTGRMVVGEMKNKFLLVDLMTVIHGSYR, encoded by the exons ATGTCAAACTCCCAAGAGCAGAGCCTGGATGAGAATGCAGTGTTCCTGCCAGTGATTGAGGCCTCTCCGGAGTTCCGCCATTGTGAGAAGGAGCGTCAAGCTGTGGAGAGACTCCTCAGCGAAGGACCAGAGGCTTTCTACAGCTCCATCGACACGGAGTTCTCTAGCTGCTTCCTATCCTCTGAAGAGGTCAGGGAGATAGCCAGCTGGGCTCAGAACTACAGCTCCAGCCGGCTGCAGGTACAAGGATGCATGCGAGAAGACGCCTCAGAGATGGAGGTCTTCTCTTCTTCCTATTTCCCCTCAAACTCAGACATACCAACCCCAGACCTGCAGCTGGGCTGGCCTGAACAAAGCTCCAGGGTGCAGAAAGACAGGCTCACCGTCTACACCAGTCCTCCTGCAGAGGGAGAGCCTCCTGTCAGAGAGATCATCAGACAGAACTTGCAGGAAGCCGGCAAA GTAATAGCCATAGTGACAGACAGATTGACAGATGGCGCGATAATTGGTGATTTACAAAGTGCTGCCTCCAGGGGTGTCCCTGTTTACATCATCCTGAACCAAAGGTCGATTCAGGGGAGCTTCACCCTCAACAGGCTCAGGCATCCG AACATGCAGGTCCGTGTCCTTGGAGGGAAAACGTTCTGCTCAAGGACGGGAAGAATGGTCGTtggggaaatgaaaaataagttCCTCCTGGTGGATTTAATGACTGTGATTCATGGCAGCTACAGGTGA
- the utp3 gene encoding something about silencing protein 10, producing MVRARRATPVRRSRKTEQHDEDDPEAYRDMDVPDKRSSQYTKDKIDEFHDEKIAKLLASGVQFESDPEELDDEEEVMALDDSESEDEEEEEEEKQGTDMESDLEEKKEEDLPDEMAWGTKKKMFYDTDYVTTKGKPVEQLDAEEQEEEEEAKSIQNRLAANLSEEDYNLNFFQEFAVEEKDENKTVEKEERIVKDLNQMSKKERMKLLKKDSPELLELIQDFKAKLTELKDELQPLLQMVEDGKIPPGKGADYLRTKQQLYLNYCTNISFYMAIKAKRIPAHNHPVIERLLTYRNLINELGAADARLAPQFRQLLSGEERRERVGRSADGKEIRVAGKKEKKCAETAPGFEEDSDSDLNEEEALRFYREVEERLKLKRKDPEADELDEEEVGEEEPEPDAKRGITYQMAKNKGLTPKRKKIDRNPRVKHREKFRRAKIRRKGQVREVRREDKRYSGEMSGIRAGVKKSTKLK from the exons ATGGTTCGAGCAAGAAG AGCGACGCCAGTCCGCCGGTCCAGGAAAACGGAACAACACGATGAAGATGACCCAGAAGCATACAGAGACATGGACGTCCCCGATAAG AGATCATCCCAGTACACAAAGGACAAAATCGACGAGTTTCACGATGAGAAGATTGCG AAACTTCTCGCCAGTGGCGTTCAGTTTGAGAGCGACCCAGAGGAACTCGACGATGAG GAAGAAGTAATGGCTTTGGATGATTCTGagtcagaggatgaggaggaggaggaagaggagaaacaagGGACGGACATGGAGAGCGATCTGgaggagaaaaaggaagaag ATCTTCCTGATGAAATGGCTTGGGGCACCAAGAAGAAGATGTTTTACGACACTGACTATGTGACCACCA AAGGGAAACCCGTGGAACAGTTGGACGCTGAGgaacaagaggaagaagaagaagctaaaAGCATCCAGAATCGTTTAGCTGCAAATCTGAGCGAGGAGGATTATAATTTAAACTTTTtccag GAGTTTGCTGTGGAAGAGAAGGATGAAAACAAGACTgtagaaaaggaagagaggatcGTCAAAGACCTGAATCAGATGTCAAAGAAGGAAAGGATGAAACTTTTGAAGAAGGACTCTCCAGAACTGCTCGAACTTATTCAAGACTTCAAGGCGAAG CTCACTGAGCTGAAGGATGAGCTGCAGCCCCTCCTACAGATGGTCGAGGATGGAAAGATTCCTCCAGGAAAA GGCGCCGACTACCTCAGGACTAAACAACAACTTTACCTAAA CTATTGCACAAACATCAGTTTCTACATGGCGATTAAGGCAAAGCGGATTCCAGCTCACAACCATCCTGTGATTGAAAGACTGCTCACCTACAGAAAT CTCATCAATGAACTCGGTGCAGCAGACGCTCGGCTTGCACCGCAGTTTCGCCAGCTGCTGTCTGGTGAGGAGAGACGGGAGCGTGTCGGCAGGTCAGCAGACGGAAAGGAGATCAGAGTCGCTGGTAAAAAGGAAAAG AAATGTGCAGAAACTGCGCCCGGGTTTGAGGAAGACTCGGACTCCGACCTAAATGAGGAAGAAGCTTTACGTTTCtacagggaggtggaggagcgaTTGAAATTGAAGAGAAAAGACCCAGAAGCTGATGA GTTGGACGAGGAAGAGGTTGGGGAGGAAGAGCCTGAGCCAGATGCGAAGAGAGGAATCACTTACCAG ATGGCGAAAAACAAAGGGCTTACaccaaagaggaagaaaatcgACCGCAACCCCAGAGTCAAGCACAGAGAGAAGTTCAGACGCGCCAAAATCCGCAGAAAGGGCCAG GTACGAGAGGTTCGCCGGGAGGATAAAAGATACAGCGGGGAGATGTCTGGTATTCGTGCTGGGGTCAAGAAGAGCACCAAACTCAAGTAG
- the ppcs gene encoding phosphopantothenate--cysteine ligase has translation MAEPRLSSIDGKLAEEFAVPSHVEEVKEKMAAFAGHHAAAGRRVVLITSGGTKVPLESRTVRFLDNFSSGRRGASSAEYFVESGYAVIFLHRHRSLYPYTRMFSTMNLLDALTLRSEGTCGEVVVDQQVLPNIAKVLKRYREVKGGRLLLPIEFSTLSEYLHLLKAAAQALSTIGSQAMFYLAAAVSDFYIPASEMPEHKIQSSNGPLQLSMNMVPKILAPLVKDWAPQAFVTSFKLETDATILLEKARRALDTYRHQAVVANVLDSRRGYVVVVTPETQAELVLTEEDEKNEVEIEVRIVDNLTSAHNKFMSQQSC, from the exons aTGGCCGAACCCAGACTATCTTCCATTGATGGGAAGTTAGCTGAAGAATTTGCTGTTCCCTCCCACGTCGAGGAAGTGAAAGAGAAGATGGCTGCTTTTGCTGGACATCACGCGGCCGCCGGTCGCCGGGTCGTCCTCATCACCTCCGGAGGAACCAAGGTCCCGCTGGAGTCCCGCACCGTTCGCTTCCTTGATAACTTCAGCAGCGGGAGACGAGGGGCCTCCTCGGCCGAGTATTTCGTAGAATCGGGCTATGCCGTCATCTTCCTGCACAGGCACCGCTCCCTCTATCCCTACACGCGCATGTTTTCCACCATGAACCTGCTCGATGCCCTGACGTTGAGAAGTGAAGGGACTTGCGGTGAAGTGGTGGTCGACCAGCAGGTGCTCCCTAACATTGCCAAAGTTCTGAAGCGCTACCGGGAGGTGAAAGGAGGCAGACTTCTTCTTCCCATTGAGTTCAGCACCCTGTCGGAGTATCTGCATCTGCTCAAAGCAGCAGCGCAGGCGCTCAGCACAATAG GATCCCAAGCCATGTTTTACTTGGCTGCAGCGGTCTCAGATTTCTATATCCCAGCATCTGAGATGCCGGAACACAAAATCCAGTCATCCAACGGTCCACTTCAA CTAAGCATGAACATGGTCCCGAAGATACTCGCCCCCCTGGTGAAGGACTGGGCACCGCAGGCATTTGTCACCTCTTTCAAGCTGGAGACCGACGCGACCATCCTGCTGGAGAAAGCTCGGCGGGCTCTGGACACCTACAGGCACCAGGCGGTCGTAGCAAATGTGCTGGACTCCAGACGGGGTTACGTGGTCGTCGTGACCCCCGAGACTCAAGCCGAGTTGGTCCTCACTGAGGAGGATGAGAAGAACGAGGTGGAGATCGAGGTCAGGATAGTAGACAACCTGACATCGGCCCATAACAAGTTCATGAGTCAGCAGAGTTGTTAA